One genomic segment of Gossypium arboreum isolate Shixiya-1 chromosome 3, ASM2569848v2, whole genome shotgun sequence includes these proteins:
- the LOC108463876 gene encoding trans-Golgi network-localized SYP41-interacting protein 1 isoform X1, with product MSEINDSEDSGARNQSSTYQEVESIEISHVDSKEDMFMDASDELNNDNKEAVWPTDRDNNAISDEKPDAVPKQFDEMDNGAYNNEDNDNNHFVKEMERLRALLEQAAEEKGKLESKYKYVQEEMETLSREIYVKDKEIEGLTAKLMSSVAETEKDVKNQQYEVALERISAALGSVIDQGDLLGDSGVEQIDLVEKSTLALIEKYNQFLSEVNQLRQCLTKAESDFGVQEFGTVFVAARDELHELRRKEAQLVDNIAFLEDENRKFLEQVESEKAMVEMLKSELEKTKTEVEQEKMRCANTKEKLSMAVTKGKALVQQRDALKQSLADKTSELEKCLAELQEKSSALEAAELHKEELVKNEVLVVSLQESLSEKTLIIEAFEHILSQIDVPDELQSVDIVGRGRWLANERKELKSVSRDFYRLKDTICAIDLPENVSFPDLDSRLAWLKESFYHAKDDISMLQNEISRTKEAARDEVNHLSASLSTVQQEKRYIKEELDHLRNEYEEIVGKAHQISLDKDHLSASLEAELVEKDYIKKELDNLSTEYENVVEKIHQLSSEKNQMISMLVEASGMMLADQEGVEEASYLPMLIDRCFRKIKDQPNASSETTFIEARQFEKLQSLFYVRDLELTLCEEVLEEDLLVRSQLNGLSNQLTVTSEELFALKEEKDVLQKALEQSEEKSSLLREKLSMAVKKGKGLVQDRENLKLLLEEKNSEIEKLRLELQHEESTVANCRDQISTLSTDLERIPMLESDLAAMKEAFDHILSQIDVPKELQSMDIVGRAGWLAKERKELGNVSMDFYRLKDTICAIDLPENVSFPDLDSRLAWLKESFFRAKDDINRLQNEISRIKEAAHDEIDHLSASLSTVQQEKHYIKDELDQLKNKYEEIVGMAHQISSNKDHLSASLATELVEKDYVRRELDNLSTEYENVVEKFHQLSSEKYQMISMLIEASGMMMADQEGIEESSYLPMLIDRCFRKIKDPPNASLETTFVEAQLFEKLQSLFYVRDLGLTLCEEVLEEDMLVRSQLNDLSDQMRVISEELFALKEEKDVLQKDLERSEEKSSLLREKLSMAVKKGKGLVQDRENLKLLLEEKNSEIEKLKLELQHEESTVANCREQISTLSTDLECIPKLESDLAALREGRDQLEKFLFESNSILQRLVESIGRIVIPVDSTFQEPVEKLNFLSGYMDDCLTAKARTEQDLLQVKEEAKNLAVKLAEAEANMKTLEDALAVAKNDLSQLAEEKRDVEFGKKNLEIELKKAVEEAHSENSKFAEICEARKSLEEALSLAENKISFLISEQQEVQSSRAASETEMEKLREEGAIQSSRLTEAYNTINTLESALSQAEMTVASLTEDSNNSKVEITNLENELRKLKDETEIQARELADAEITIKSLEDALVKAENEFSALQSEKRATDQEISTRNSKLTVCMEELAGSRGSSASKTIELIGHLNNLQMLAEDQSLLSTMKQCFDRNLEHLKDVDLALKNTREHLLDKRSEQLQDYPLMEDIALLAGCFADDIDNNVNIGMENDYENAINGDDVSSCVIRVAEGFQLRNKIFADRFEGFSKFLDESIGSLLKKLHATEDEVKSMVENMESLKQNVKNLEMREQEKEKAMAILQDDVETLFSACRDAVGDLHFEDKSTPTEFNSLPGLENLNHGLHPGGEFVGRDMAQQDIGGNRYIQTAEKLLAATREVQSLVKFYETTNKAVAAIVHNLQKDLEDTRRVSEKAIEERDVCQSRVFKLESDVEALEESYREVTHKIDDYQAKEDIWKEKEAELWSLYNNMSMKEKEAKEPLLSATQLRTLLDKLSVIEIPLVESEDLEPHSSTDVKKLFSIINSFAELQNQINLLSYEKEELQSMLSQQSFEIEHLKEEIERHVRNKPELEGMKMELSEATFGLEKIIVGLGGKELIGSPNSVGMRALLPVLEKQVNALLLEAESSKSRAQELGTKLLGSQNAVDELLTKVKLLEDSLQGRTIQPEVVQDRSIFEAPSASTGSEISEIEDVGSHVKKTVSPVPSAAHVRIMQKGSADHLALNIDSETDRLINSEETDEDKGRMFKPLNTTGLIPKQGKSIADRVDGIWVSGGRVLSSRPRVRLGLIAYCLLLHLWLLGTIV from the exons ATGTCTGAAATTAACGATTCGGAGGATTCTGGAGCTCGTAATCAATCTTCGACTTATcag gaAGTGGAATCTATTGAGATATCTCATGTGGATAGCAAAGAAGATATGTTTATGGATGCATCGGATGAGTTGAATAATGATAATAAGGAAGCTGTATGGCCAACTGATCGGGATAACAATGCCATTTCAGATGAAAAGCCGGATGCGGTACCTAAACAGTTTGATGAAATGGACAATGGTGCATACAATAACGAAGATAATGATAACAATCACTTTGTTAAAGAAATGGAACGATTGCGCGCTTTGCTGGAGCAAGCTGCTGAAGAAAAAGGGAAACTCGAATCCAAATACAAG TATGTGCAGGAAGagatggagacactttcaagggAGATTTATGTGAAGGATAAAGAGATTGAAGGGCTGACTGCCAAACTTATGAGTTCAGTAGCAGAAACAGAGAAGGATGTTAAGAACCAGCAATATGAGGTTGCACTGGAGAGGATTTCGGCTGCACTTGGTTCAGTTATAGATCAAGGAGATTTGTTAGGTGATTCTGGGGTAGAGCAGATTGACCTTGTTGAGAAAAGCACATTGGCATTAATTGAGAAGTATAACCAGTTTCTTTCAGAAGTTAATCAACTTAGGCAGTGTTTGACAAAGGCTGAGTCCGATTTTGGTGTGCAGGAGTTTGGGACCGTATTTGTTGCTGCCCGTGATGAATTACATGAGTTGAGGAGGAAGGAAGCACAGCTGGTTGACAACATAGCTTTTCTAGAAGATGAAAATAGGAAATTTCTTGAACAAGTTGAAAGTGAGAAAGCAATGGTGGAGATGCTAAAATCCGAGCTTGAAAAAACAAAGACAGAGGTTGAGCAGGAAAAGATGAGGTGTGCTAATACTAAGGAAAAGCTGAGTATGGCCGTGACAAAAGGGAAGGCATTGGTTCAGCAACGAGATGCCCTCAAGCAGTCTCTTGCTGATAAAACAAGCGAGCTTGAGAAATGTCTAGCTGAATTGCAAGAGAAGTCCAGTGCTTTAGAAGCTGCTGAATTACACAAGGAAGAGTTGGTGAAAAATGAAGTTTTGGTTGTGTCATTGCAAGAATCACTCTCTGAAAAGACCTTGATTATTGAGGCATTTGAACACATCCTATCCCAGATTGACGTACCTGACGAACTCCAATCAGTGGATATTGTTGGACGAGGTAGATGGCTTGCTAATGAAAGAAAAGAACTGAAGAGTGTTTCGAGGGACTTCTACAGATTGAAAGACACAATTTGTGCAATTGATTTACCTGAAAATGTCTCCTTTCCTGATTTAGATTCTCGCTTGGCTTGGCTTAAGGAGTCCTTTTACCATGCTAAAGATGACATAAGTATGTTGCAAAATGAAATTTCCAGAACAAAGGAAGCTGCACGTGATGAGGTAAATCACTTGAGTGCTTCACTTTCGACTGTACAACAAGAGAAGCGTTACATCAAAGAAGAGTTAGATCACCTCAGAAACGAATATGAGGAAATTGTTGGCAAGGCGCATCAAATATCATTGGACAAGGATCATTTAAGTGCTTCACTGGAAGCAGAACTAGTAGAGAAGGATTATATTAAAAAGGAGTTGGACAACCTCTCAACTGAATATGAAAATGTAGTTGAGAAGATCCATCAACTTTCATCAGAGAAAAATCAGATGATCAGCATGCTTGTAGAGGCTTCTGGAATGATGTTGGCGGATCAAGAAGGGGTTGAAGAAGCTTCTTATCTACCCATGCTAATAGATAGGTGCTTTAGAAAGATAAAAGATCAACCAAATGCATCTTCAGAGACTACTTTCATAGAAGCACGACAATTTGAAAAGCTTCAAAGTCTGTTCTATGTTAGGGATCTGGAGTTGACACTTTGTGAGGAAGTACTAGAAGAAGATTTGCTGGTGAGATCACAGCTAAATGGTCTCTCGAATCAGTTGACAGTAACTTCTGAGGAACTTTTTGCACTGAAGGAGGAGAAAGATGTTCTGCAAAAAGCTCTTGAGCAATCAGAGGAGAAGTCTAGTCTGCTGAGGGAGAAGTTATCGATGGCAGTTAAGAAAGGAAAGGGCTTggttcaagatcgggaaaactTGAAACTTCTTCTTGAGGAAAAGAACTCGGAAATTGAGAAGCTGAGGCTTGAGTTACAACATGAAGAATCTACAGTTGCTAACTGCAGGGATCAGATCAGCACTTTGTCAACTGATTTAGAGCGCATCCCAATGTTGGAGAGTGACCTGGCAGCTATGAAAGAGGCATTTGACCACATCCTATCCCAGATTGACGTACCTAAGGAACTCCAGTCAATGGATATTGTTGGACGAGCTGGATGGCTtgctaaagaaagaaaagagctGGGGAATGTTTCAATGGACTTCTACAGATTGAAAGACACAATTTGTGCAATTGATTTACCTGAAAATGTCTCCTTTCCTGATTTAGATTCTCGCTTGGCTTGGCTTAAGGAGTCCTTTTTCCGGGCTAAGGATGACATAAATAGGTTGCAAAATGAAATTTCCAGAATAAAAGAAGCTGCACATGATGAGATAGATCACTTGAGTGCTTCACTTTCAACTGTACAACAAGAGAAGCATTACATCAAGGATGAGTTAGATCAACTCAAAAACAAATATGAGGAAATTGTTGGCATGGCACATCAGATATCATCAAACAAGGATCATTTAAGTGCTTCACTTGCAACAGAACTAGTAGAGAAGGATTATGTTAGAAGGGAGTTGGACAACCTCTCAACTGAATATGAAAATGTAGTTGAGAAGTTCCATCAACTTTCATCAGAGAAATATCAGATGATCAGCATGCTTATAGAGGCTTCTGGAATGATGATGGCGGATCAAGAAGGGATTGAAGAATCTTCTTATCTACCCATGCTAATAGATAGGTGCTTTAGAAAGATAAAAGATCCACCGAATGCATCTTTAGAGACTACTTTCGTAGAAGCACAACTTTTTGAAAAGCTTCAAAGTCTGTTCTATGTTAGGGATCTGGGGTTGACACTTTGTGAGGAAGTACTAGAAGAAGATATGCTGGTGAGGTCACAGCTAAATGATCTCTCGGATCAGATGAGAGTAATTTCTGAGGAACTTTTTGCACTGAAGGAGGAGAAAGATGTTCTGCAAAAAGATCTTGAACGATCAGAGGAGAAGTCTAGTCTGCTGAGGGAGAAGTTATCGATGGCAGTTAAGAAAGGAAAGGGCTTggttcaagatcgggaaaactTGAAACTTCTTCTTGAGGAAAAGAACTCAGAAATTGAGAAGCTGAAGCTTGAGTTACAACATGAAGAATCTACAGTTGCTAACTGCAGGGAGCAGATCAGCACTTTATCTACTGATTTAGAGTGCATCCCGAAGTTGGAGAGTGACCTTGCAGCTTTGAGAGAGGGAAGGGATCAACTTGAGAAGTTCTTATTCGAGAGCAATAGCATATTGCAGAGACTAGTTGAATCAATTGGTCGCATTGTCATTCCAGTTGATTCAACGTTTCAAGAGCCTGTAGAGAAGCTGAACTTTCTTTCTGGGTATATGGATGATTGTCTGACTGCCAAGGCACGGACTGAACAAGACTTGCTGCAAGTAAAGGAAGAGGCTAAGAACCTAGCTGTCAAGTTAGCAGAGGCTGAAGCAAATATGAAAACACTGGAAGATGCATTGGCTGTTGCCAAGAATGATTTGTCTCAACTTGCTGAAGAGAAGAGGGACGTGGAATTtggtaaaaaaaatttagaaatagagTTGAAGAAAGCAGTTGAAGAAGCTCATTCAGAAAATAGCAAGTTTGCTGAGATTTGTGAGGCTAGAAAGTCACTTGAAGAGGCATTGTCACTGGcagaaaataaaatttcatttcttatCAGTGAGCAACAGGAGGTTCAAAGTAGCAGAGCTGCTTCAGAGACGGAAATGGAGAAACTGAGAGAGGAAGGAGCTATTCAGTCTAGCAGACTCACAGAGGCATATAACACTATAAATACACTTGAAAGTGCACTTTCTCAGGCAGAGATGACTGTTGCTTCATTAACTGAGGACAGTAACAATTCAAAAGTGGAAATAACCAACTTGGAGAATGAGCTTAGGAAACTAAAAGATGAAACTGAGATCCAGGCTAGGGAGCTCGCTGATGCGGAAATTACCATAAAATCGCTTGAAGATGCATTGGTTAAGGCAGAAAATGAGTTTTCTGCACTTCAAAGTGAAAAGAGAGCCACTGATCAGGAAATATCAACTCGTAATTCCAAACTGACTGTATGCATGGAAGAGTTGGCTGGAAGCAGAGGGAGCTCTGCAAGTAAAACCATAGAGTTGATCGGTCATCTTAACAATCTTCAAATGCTTGCCGAAGATCAAAGTCTGTTGTCAACGATGAAACAATGCTTTGATAGGAACTTGGAGCATCTAAAAGATGTGGATCTTGCCCTTAAGAACACAAGGGAGCATTTGTTGGACAAGAGGTCGGAGCAGCTGCAAGATTATCCACTCATGGAG GATATTGCTCTTCTGGCAGGATGTTTCGCTGATGATATTGATAATAATGTGAACATTGGAATGGAGAATGATTATGAAAATGCAATCAATGGTGATGATGTTTCTTCATGTGTTATAAGGGTTGCAGAAGGGTTCCAGTTACGAAATAAAATCTTTGCTGATAGATTTGAAGGTTTTTCTAAATTCCTAGATGAGTCAATAGGTTCCTTGTTAAAAAAGTTACATGCCACAGAGGATGAGGTAAAAAGCATGGTTGAGAATATGGAATCCTTGAAGCAAAATGTTAAAAACCTGGAAATGCGTGAACAAGAAAAGGAGAAGGCTATGGCTATTTTACAGGATGATGTTGAAACTTTATTCTCTGCTTGTAGAGATGCAGTTGGAGACCTTCACTTCGAAGACAAGAGCACTCCTACAGAATTTAACTCTCTTCCTGGACTTGAAAATTTGAACCATGGTTTGCACCCAGGAGGAGAATTTGTTGGACGAGATATGGCTCAGCAAGATATTGGTGGCAATAGATATATTCAGACAGCTGAGAAATTGTTGGCTGCTACTAGAGAAGTTCAAAGTTTGGTGAAGTTTTATGAAACCACAAACAAAGCAGTGGCCGCAATTGTTCACAATTTGCAGAAAGATTTGGAAGATACCAGAAGAGTCTCCGAGAAAGCTATTGAAGAAAGAGATGTATGTCAAAGTAGGGTTTTCAAGTTGGAGAGTGATGTAGAAGCACTGGAAGAATCATACAGAGAAGTGACGCATAAGATAGATGATTATCAAGCCAAAGAGGACATATGGAAGGAAAAAGAGGCAGAACTTTGGTCATTGTACAATAATATGTCGATGAAAGAAAAAG AAGCCAAGGAGCCGCTTCTATCAGCAACTCAATTAAGAACTTTATTGGACAAGCTAAGTGTGATCGAGATTCCTCTTGTAGAGTCTGAAGACCTCGAGCCCCATAGCTCAACTGATGTTAAGAAACTGTTTTCTATTATTAATAGTTTCGCTGAATTGCAGAACCAAATAAATTTACTTTCTTATGAGAAGGAAGAACTACAGTCTATGCTTTCACAACAGAGTTTTGAAATTGAGCATcttaaagaagaaattgagagACATGTTAGAAATAAGCCAGAATTGGAAGGTATGAAAATGGAGCTGTCTGAGGCTACATTTGGCCTGGAAAAGATTATTGTTGGATTGGGAGGTAAAGAGTTGATTGGAAGCCCAAATTCTGTTGGTATGAGAGCACTTTTGCCTGTTTTAGAAAAGCAGGTGAATGCCTTGTTATTAGAGGCTGAAAGTTCAAAATCCAGAGCACAGGAACTTGGTACCAAGTTGCTTGGAAGCCAAAATGCCGTGGATGAATTGTTAACTAAGGTTAAGTTACTTGAAGATTCTCTTCAGGGTAGGACTATTCAGCCAGAAGTTGTCCAGGACCGGAGCATCTTTGAAGCACCTTCTGCATCCACAGGGTCAGAAATATCTGAAATTGAAGATGTG GGATCCCACGTAAAGAAAACAGTATCTCCTGTTCCCTCAGCTGCTCACGTCCGAATTATGCAAAAAGGATCAGCTGACCATCTAGCACTCAATATTGACTCAGAAACTGATCGCTTGATCAACAGTGAGGAAACTGATGAGGACAAAG GTCGAATGTTCAAGCCTCTTAATACAACTGGCCTCATCCCAAAACAAGGAAAGTCTATTGCAGATCGTGTTGATGGAATATG GGTATCTGGTGGCCGAGTTCTAAGCAGCCGTCCCCGAGTAAGGCTTGGCCTAATTGCCTATTGCCTGCTTCTTCATTTATGGCTACTTGGGACCATTGTGTAA